The region AGGCAGTTGGAGCATGTACTCCTCGCCGGATTCACCCACGCGCCCGCCGTGGAGCTGGCTGAGAAGCTGGCACACCTGACCCCGCGGGGACTGGAGAAAGTCTTTTTCGCCGACAATGGATCCAGCGCCGTGGAGGTGGCGCTTAAAATGAGTTACCACGCCCACCGCAACCGGGGAGAGGAGCGTTCCCTCTTCCTCTCCCTGAGCAACAGTTACCACGGTGAAACCCTCGGAGCCCTCAGCGTGGGGGATGTGGAGCTTTACAAAGAGACCTACGAACCCCTGCTCATCCGCAACATCCAGACCCCCGTCCCCAGGGACACGAGCCCCGAAGCGAGCCGCGAAGCTCTGAAAGCGCTGGAAGCCCTGCTCGCCGAGCGTGGGAAAGAGATCTCCGCTTTTATCGTGGAGCCTCTGGTCCAGGGAGCGGGGGGAATGCATATGTACGGTGCGGAGTATCTCCGAGGAGCCAGGGAGTTGACCCGGAAATACGGGGTGCACCTCATCGCCGACGAGATCATGACCGGATTCGGGCGGACCGGAACGATGTTCGCCTGTGAGCAGGCGGGAATCACCCCCGATTTCATGACCCTCTCCAAGGGCTTGACCGGCGGGTATCTGCCCCTCTCCGTGGTGATGACCCTGGATGAGATCTATGGGCTTTTCTACTGCGACTACAGCGAATACAAAGCCTTTCTCCACTCCCACAGCTACACCGGCAATCCTCTGGCCTGCGCCGCCGCCC is a window of Nitratifractor salsuginis DSM 16511 DNA encoding:
- a CDS encoding adenosylmethionine--8-amino-7-oxononanoate transaminase — translated: MTNRELMERDLRHIWHPCTQMKDHETLPLIPIKRGEGVWLYDFDGRRYLDAISSWWVNLFGHANPHISEAVSRQARQLEHVLLAGFTHAPAVELAEKLAHLTPRGLEKVFFADNGSSAVEVALKMSYHAHRNRGEERSLFLSLSNSYHGETLGALSVGDVELYKETYEPLLIRNIQTPVPRDTSPEASREALKALEALLAERGKEISAFIVEPLVQGAGGMHMYGAEYLRGARELTRKYGVHLIADEIMTGFGRTGTMFACEQAGITPDFMTLSKGLTGGYLPLSVVMTLDEIYGLFYCDYSEYKAFLHSHSYTGNPLACAAALATLELFERENTLEVNHTKARRMAQNLQRFLELDTVKSIRQTGMIAAVEMIDYPAQERKGLEVYRYGLEHEVLLRPLGNVIYFMPPYVITEEQIDLMMEVAYEGMKSVGRGAL